From Ancylobacter pratisalsi, one genomic window encodes:
- the nudC gene encoding NAD(+) diphosphatase, giving the protein MTMDTVLEGFGAWPHMGYTGGRLDRASERRGEAAVMLGDPQARTCLIAGESIVLRPAPDAATGLSAMFGIAEAVALGGRQGEACLLGLDGQVPHFVLPLHAAALAPLTERADLTVIDLRAIAVEGLVAPEEIGELATAKAMLAWHARRTFCSNCGGRLEMAEAGWRRECPNCGAQHFPRTDPVVIMLTVDGDRCLLGRSARFAPGMWSCLAGFVEPGETFEQAARRETMEEAGIRTGAARYLASQPWPFPMSVMIGYHLEAESRDITIDPVELEGARWFSREEAALLLTRTHPDGLVAPPPMAIAHHLLRAFVEGRDPPLG; this is encoded by the coding sequence ATGACCATGGATACCGTACTGGAGGGCTTCGGAGCCTGGCCGCATATGGGCTACACCGGCGGGCGGCTCGACCGGGCGAGCGAGCGTCGTGGCGAGGCAGCCGTGATGCTGGGCGACCCGCAGGCGAGAACCTGCCTGATCGCCGGGGAGAGCATCGTGTTGAGGCCGGCGCCGGATGCGGCCACCGGGCTCAGCGCCATGTTCGGCATCGCCGAGGCGGTGGCGCTCGGCGGACGGCAGGGCGAGGCGTGCCTTCTCGGGCTCGACGGGCAGGTGCCGCATTTCGTGCTTCCGCTGCACGCGGCCGCGCTGGCCCCGCTCACCGAGCGTGCGGATCTCACCGTCATCGATCTGCGCGCCATCGCCGTGGAGGGGCTGGTCGCGCCCGAGGAGATCGGCGAACTCGCCACCGCCAAGGCGATGCTCGCCTGGCACGCGCGGCGCACCTTCTGCTCCAATTGCGGCGGGCGGCTGGAAATGGCCGAGGCCGGCTGGCGGCGGGAATGCCCCAATTGCGGCGCGCAGCATTTTCCGCGCACCGATCCGGTGGTGATCATGCTCACCGTGGATGGCGATCGCTGCCTGCTGGGGCGCTCCGCCCGCTTTGCCCCGGGCATGTGGTCGTGCCTTGCCGGCTTCGTCGAGCCGGGCGAGACCTTCGAGCAGGCCGCGCGCCGGGAGACCATGGAGGAAGCGGGCATCCGCACCGGAGCGGCGCGTTACCTGGCCTCCCAGCCCTGGCCGTTCCCGATGTCGGTGATGATCGGCTACCACCTTGAGGCGGAGAGCCGCGACATCACCATTGATCCGGTGGAACTGGAGGGCGCGCGCTGGTTCTCGCGCGAGGAAGCCGCGCTGTTGCTGACGCGCACGCATCCCGATGGGCTCGTGGCGCCACCGCCGATGGCGATCGCTCATCACCTGCTCCGCGCCTTCGTGGAAGGCCGCGATCCCCCGCTGGGATGA
- a CDS encoding NAD(P)-dependent alcohol dehydrogenase, translated as MFQCIGYAAPDATTPLAPFSFERRDPGPHDIQIEILYCGVCHSDLHQTRNDWFNSLFPMVPGHEIIGRVVRVGAQVTKLKVGDVAGVGCMVDSCRRCVACTADLEQYCVEGPTPTYNGRERGSDALTFGGYSDQIVVEQRFVVKIPDTLDLKAAAPLLCAGITTYSPLKHWKVGPGQKVGVIGLGGLGHMGVKFARAMGASVTMITTSPEKGKDALRLGANEVLVSRDAAAMEKARGSFDFLLNTVPVGHDMNPYAALLKIDGTMTLVGALTALDPLMGFNLIMGRKSIAGSSIGGMVETQEMIDFCAAHNIVSDIEMIDIADINAAYERMLKNDVKYRFVIDMASLKKAAAAA; from the coding sequence ATGTTTCAATGCATCGGCTATGCGGCGCCGGACGCCACGACACCGCTCGCTCCGTTCAGCTTCGAGCGCCGCGATCCCGGTCCGCACGACATCCAGATCGAGATCCTCTATTGCGGCGTCTGCCATTCGGATCTGCACCAGACCCGCAACGACTGGTTCAATTCCCTCTTCCCCATGGTCCCGGGCCACGAGATCATCGGCCGCGTGGTGCGCGTTGGCGCGCAGGTCACCAAGCTCAAGGTGGGCGATGTTGCCGGCGTGGGCTGCATGGTGGATTCTTGCCGGCGCTGCGTCGCCTGCACCGCGGATCTCGAACAGTACTGCGTCGAGGGTCCGACCCCGACCTATAATGGCCGCGAGCGTGGTAGCGACGCGCTGACCTTTGGCGGCTATTCGGACCAGATCGTGGTCGAACAGCGCTTCGTGGTGAAGATTCCCGACACGCTGGATCTCAAGGCGGCGGCCCCGCTGCTCTGCGCCGGCATCACCACCTATTCGCCGCTCAAGCACTGGAAGGTCGGCCCGGGACAGAAGGTCGGCGTCATCGGGCTGGGTGGCCTCGGCCATATGGGCGTGAAGTTCGCCCGGGCGATGGGTGCGAGCGTCACCATGATCACCACCTCGCCGGAGAAGGGCAAGGATGCGCTGCGGCTCGGCGCCAACGAGGTGCTGGTCTCGCGCGACGCGGCGGCGATGGAGAAGGCGCGGGGCAGCTTCGATTTCCTGCTCAACACCGTCCCCGTCGGACATGACATGAACCCCTACGCGGCGCTGCTCAAGATCGACGGCACGATGACGCTGGTGGGGGCGCTGACCGCGCTCGATCCGCTGATGGGTTTCAATCTCATCATGGGCCGCAAGAGCATCGCCGGCTCGTCCATCGGCGGCATGGTGGAGACGCAGGAGATGATCGATTTCTGCGCCGCCCACAACATCGTCTCCGATATCGAGATGATCGACATCGCGGACATCAACGCAGCCTATGAGCGGATGCTGAAGAACGACGTGAAGTACCGCTTCGTCATCGACATGGCCTCGCTGAAGAAGGCGGCGGCCGCGGCCTGA
- a CDS encoding HIT domain-containing protein: MTNDTPDFVLDPRLEADSFPVMELALSTLRLMDDARFPWLILVPRRPGLAELIDLDPSARAALTAEIDQASRTLRSVTDCHKLNVAALGNMVRQLHVHVIARFESDAAWPGPVWGVGERRSYAAPQAMMLGARIRAAIEAG, translated from the coding sequence ATGACCAACGACACGCCAGACTTCGTCCTCGACCCGCGCCTTGAGGCTGACAGCTTCCCGGTGATGGAGCTTGCCCTTTCGACCTTGCGCTTGATGGACGACGCCCGATTTCCCTGGCTGATCCTGGTGCCGCGCCGGCCGGGGCTGGCCGAGCTGATCGACCTCGACCCGTCGGCGCGTGCGGCGCTGACCGCCGAGATTGACCAGGCAAGCCGCACGCTCAGGTCGGTGACCGATTGCCACAAGCTGAACGTGGCCGCGCTCGGCAACATGGTGCGGCAGCTGCATGTTCACGTCATCGCCCGGTTCGAGAGCGATGCCGCCTGGCCCGGCCCGGTGTGGGGCGTGGGTGAGCGCAGGAGCTATGCCGCGCCGCAGGCCATGATGCTGGGCGCCAGGATTCGCGCCGCCATCGAGGCCGGCTAA
- a CDS encoding MerR family transcriptional regulator, whose protein sequence is MKIGELARRTGLSVHTLRYYERIGLLPRVARDASRQRDYDVSILPWIDFLGRLKTTGMPIRDMLRYAALRARGEATAAERRDLLAAHRARVRSNITELENCLAVLDTKIAGYADAFTEEIHDDTSKRHR, encoded by the coding sequence ATGAAGATCGGCGAGCTGGCCCGGCGCACGGGCCTTTCGGTCCATACGCTGCGTTATTACGAGCGGATCGGCCTGCTGCCGCGCGTGGCGCGCGACGCCTCCCGCCAGCGGGATTACGACGTCTCGATCCTGCCGTGGATCGATTTTCTCGGACGGTTGAAAACCACCGGGATGCCGATCCGCGACATGCTGCGCTACGCCGCGCTGCGGGCGAGGGGCGAAGCGACCGCAGCGGAGCGGCGCGACCTGCTCGCGGCGCACCGCGCAAGGGTTCGCTCCAACATCACCGAGCTTGAGAACTGCCTGGCCGTCCTCGACACCAAGATCGCCGGCTATGCCGACGCTTTCACCGAGGAGATTCACGATGACACAAGTAAACGCCACCGATGA
- a CDS encoding carboxymuconolactone decarboxylase family protein, translated as MTQVNATDDARFERGAAALSRIDGEAGQKVVDSLADIAPDFGRMLIEFPFGDIYTRPGLDLRAREIATIAALAALGNAAPQLKVHIQAGLNVGLSQQEIVEILMQMAVYAGFPAALNGLFAAREVFAAPAR; from the coding sequence ATGACACAAGTAAACGCCACCGATGACGCCCGCTTCGAGCGTGGCGCGGCCGCGCTCTCACGGATCGACGGGGAGGCCGGGCAGAAGGTGGTGGATTCCCTGGCCGACATCGCCCCGGATTTCGGGCGGATGCTGATCGAGTTCCCGTTCGGCGACATCTATACCCGGCCGGGGCTTGATCTGCGGGCCCGTGAGATCGCGACAATCGCCGCGCTGGCCGCGCTCGGCAATGCCGCGCCGCAGCTGAAGGTGCATATCCAGGCGGGTCTCAATGTCGGCCTCAGCCAGCAGGAAATCGTCGAGATCCTGATGCAGATGGCGGTCTATGCCGGGTTCCCGGCGGCGCTCAACGGGCTGTTCGCCGCCCGCGAGGTGTTCGCCGCGCCGGCGCGCTAG